TATGCCAAGATGTTGCACATGGAAGAGTCACTTCTTGTTATAAATCCAGTTGCAGATGTACTGAGGAACAACCTGAATGTCCAATTCTGGCTTTTCCTattaaaaaaaagaagaagaatgcTTGAAAGGAACCTCTCTATATATGGTGTGGATCTGAAAATACAAATGGAACAAGGTTATCCGCTTGATTTAACAGATTATGCTTTGAATCCACTGCGCGCGATACCTTATTCAGCCATAGTTCCAAGAAAGAAGGAATTACCAACGGTGACACTTGGGGACCTCGTGGCAGATCCTAGTGTTAGGCCAAAAGGAGAGTTCAATTTAGTGACATGGGAATCAAGGATTCCTCCTTACAATTCCGCATCTTATTTTGTTCCCGACTGGGTTCAGGATATGCCTGAAGGTACCCTCTTGCCAGGGAGGAAGCGACGCGAATTCCATGTATAATCTTATAACATAGCTTCTATAATTTAGTGTAATAATCGTTGTCTAGTTTTTCATGAAATTTGTTGTCTTTTTACAAAGACCCAAAGAATGATTTGATGTCAGCAGGCATACTAAGGCCACTCTGTGTCTAATTCTGCATGTATATGGTCCTTTTTCCTCTCGCTCTATTCTTCCTTTTATACTTCAGTCCTATCTTTTTTTCATCTGAGTGTTAATAATTTAAAGTTGAAGAACTCTTATAATGGACTTCGACACAATATCCTATGACTTAAATgtttagagcaactccaacggggcgACTCAAATCGCCCGCCTGCGTCCGTTTAGGTCGGCGCGGACAAAACCGGAGGCCCAACACGCTGACCCAAACCCAAAAtgcgtccgcgccgacgcatttgcggcccaaatttgggccacaaatgcgtcggcgcggatGCGAAGTGTCCGCCGCGGCCCCACTTGGCGGCCACCCAACTACCGCCCACCGTCTAATTCCCACAGACACTGGGCTCACTAGTCAGCCAGTGCAAGCGTTCTTTTTTAACCCGCACATGCGGGGGAGGGGGGCGTCctcatccacttccgtccacaactgccccccccccccccccaacccacGACCACCTTCTTGCTTCCTCGCCGGCGACAACCCAAAACCCTAGCCATGGGCCTCTTCGGCAGAAGCTCCGGCAGCGGCAAAGGCAAGGGCATCCCCGGCGCCTCATCCTCCTatgctcctccccctcctcctccgtcgCTGGCGCGTGCCCGCCCAGGTCGACAGCGTCCGCACATCCCGGTGCACCAAGCGTGGTGGCACTGGGAGTACAGGCAGTCGTTGCCGTACCCGGACGTCACACTGCCACACCGCTGGCACCTCGATCCGCAGCGGATCCCGGTGCCAGTGGTGTCGCGGACTCTCCCAACTGGGAGGCCTGGTTTGCCCTCGAACACGAGGAGGAACGGCGGCGGGGCGTCCACATCAACCACGACATTCCGCCGCCGCCCCTGTGGGTAGAGATGGTGGAAGAGGAGGCGGAGGCAGAGTACCCAGCCGCCCTCGAGGAGGCCCTGCAACACGCGCTGGAGGTGAGCTGTCTCGAGGAGTCCGCCCATTGGGATGGGCTGGAGCAAGCCATTGCTTTGTCTGTGGCGGGTTACTCCGTCCAGGCGCCCCTGTTCGTGCCGGCGCCGCCCCTCGTCGAGCCCAAGCCCAAGCCGGAGCGCGAGCCAACTCCCACGCGCAAGCGTTCACCGCCGCTCCCCACTTGGCCGGAGGAGTCCTTTTTGTGGACCGGCCAGTACTGCGAGTGGGTGAGCGCGCCTCCCTACCAATACGCCGCCACGCTGGAAAAAGAGGCGACCCACCTTGAGCACTGGAAGGCGCACTGGCTCGCCGAGGAGCGGGCCGACAGCGAGAGGCAGATGCAATATGAGCAGATATTGCGCCGTGACGAGGAAGCTCTGCgactcgaggaggaggaggaggagcgcgcccGCCTCGCCGCTATGCCGCCGCCGCAGCAGACGCTGGAGGAGGCTGCCCTGGCGGCCTATCAAGCCGCGTTCGGTTGGGCTGGGCCTCCACCCGTCTTCATTGACCTTACCGGCGGAGAGGACGACGAcggcaagggcaagggcaagggcaaggcGGTCTACTAGGGAAGCGTGCAGGCGGTTTAttagttttttttttcattttccagTTGTTCAAGTGGACTTTGGCCGGCGTTTGACCGGCTATTTATGTATAATTATGTTTAATTAGTCAGTTCCGGCCACGTTGGCATAAATGGGTCTGCCTCCCGTTGGGTGTTCAACCCGACCCATTTCAAAAAGCGAACGCACACGTCCGCCTGGCCGaaccaaacggacaaaaagcggacaaaGCGTGCGTCCGTTTGTGTcgccccgttggagttgctcttatagCTTTGGCTGGGTGGAGGAACTAGGACTTCGACACAATATATTTAGAGCCAAAATGGGGTTTGGACATTGTAGCAGAACCAAAATGTGTTTAGTTTAACAACACGTAATGCCTCCTACGCCATCGGTTTCATGTTCAAACCTGGAGAGAGAAATATCTCTGAAAAGATTACCATGACGTTTGAGACTTGGCCTGTTGGCTACAAAATTTGATTTTCAACAAAGTTAGCAGTCATCAATCTTAAAAAAAACTGTTAGAAGTCAATCTGATGGTGACCTGGATGGCAACCGAAATCATGATATTTTCCAAATGTAGTAGTTGGTATGAGATGAAGTCACTCATCCTTTGTTTGAACCGCCAAAAAATTTTGTGCTCTTATTGCTGCTTGCCCAATAGAAAGGTCAACCATGGCTGCCTAGCACATGCCAGCCGCTTGATTGGATTATCTTAGATACGCATATCAAGTATCAACATATGACATCAGATAATTAGATTATCAGTGTGCAGTTTAACAACACTAGACAAAAGGTGTACAAGAAATTGATCCTTACCATGGACATGTAGTACTGCCGCTTTTATTAGCTTAATTAGCCCTCGGTGAGCTGTTGTTCCACGCCTCGGTGAAGAGTGTATTCGATTCATCTTCGACGCGgcagaggaggaggccggaggcgaCAGCGAGCTACcagagacggcggcggcggcagcgggagCGGGGTTGTGTGAAAAATGTGCAGCTAGGAAAAGTGTGTGCGGGTCACGGAAGCCGCCAGGAGGCACTGAGACTCTGGAGGCTACAGATCGCCGGCTCCTCCGACGCAACTTTGTCGGGAGGTTGGCATGGACGGAGGAAGGGAAAAGGGATAACGGCCTGCTTCACAAAAAGTGCTCGTATCCGGTCTAGTAAATCTCACACAAAATTTGAGTTTCAACCAAATTAGCACTTGACGGTGACATGTATGCCTGTATGTGTATGACAACCTAGTTGCTGCTATAGGGGTAGCATTACCTAGTAGTGACTTAAACGCTCttctatctatatctatatctatatctatatttAATAATAAAGGGCTATTGCTTCGGACGGTACGTCACTAAAATTACCTTTAAAGTTGCAAAATATTACCCAACAATACCACCTACAAGTGATTAAAAATGTTTTACATAGGGGAATCCCCCGCCCGGGCGGCCCATGCAGTAGGGACCTCCTATACTGCCAGGGATGGAGTCAGGATTTGGAGATAAGGGGGGCGAAGGAGACATGATCGATTATTCTAAATAGAAGGCACAGCGCGTCGAGTACACGTTTTCTTTTAAGAAAGTAGAATAAAAACGAATATAACATGATCGAAGAGGGTCTAAGGCTCATGATCTCTTTGTTATTGCGGTGAAAATCATCGACACCAAGGGATAATTAGTTAATAATCTTACATCATTTGATAAATAATCTTACAAGAGTTGAATTCCCACTCCCGACCCCTGAGCCGCTCCCGCGAGCGTCCTCGGGGGAAACCCTAGCGCGCCGCCCCTCGTCCTCCCTCGTCGATCTCTccgcccgccgccaccgcgcAGCTCCGCCGGGCAAAGTCCGGCCGGCGTTGGTGGCGGCGGGGATCTTGCCCCTCTCCTCGCGGTTGGCGTCCGGCGCGAGACGGCGCTGGGCTGGGCGGGGCCCAGCGGCGCGGAGGAGGGCGTGCTGGGTGGCGGCGGCCCTGCCTGGCGGCGGTGCAGCTGCGGCTTGGGGCCCCTCCGACGCGCGGCGGCTGCAGCTTCTCTGGCGGCGGCGCGAGTTATCCCGGCGGCGGCTTGGTGGCGTGGCGGGGGGAGCTCCGGCGATGATTCGGTCATACGGCGGGCTGGAGGGCTGGGCACCGTCCAGTGGTGCTGCCTCCGCAGCGGTTGCGGCTTGGGGCCCTCgaccccgatccgatctggatctggtggtGCTTGGGTCTGGGCCATGGCGGCTGGCGAGGCGTGGTGTTCGTCGGGGCTTGTCGGCCTCTAGGCACCATGGGGGTACCGGCGGCGACGCGTGCCCGACGTGGTGACGCTGGTGGACGTGGTGGTCATCTTCTCCAGAGATGGCCGGCCAGAGACTTGGTGATCGGATCTCGAGATCCATCATCTTGTCCCGGCTGCGAGTAGGGGAGACATGGTTGCCAGTGAAAACTGAGCCGACggcaggcgatggcggcgttctcgccgttaccttgatggaggcatcgtcgtgtaactactgtcgacccactcgtgctgctccggggaaaccctaggatctggtgttccagatcggacgatggcggcactgcggtgtcgtttctttcttgggagcatcgtttgcggagcagcgctggaagtcagaggaaggaggtggagcggcttcgtcttgcacggagcttcggtggtgatgtcaagtcatgcctgaccgacaggtgctacgctttgtcatgcctggtcggcaggtgctacgcacgacagatcttccaaggacttcaagctgtgtcggctgGTGATACTTGGAAGCATGGCGCTGAGGTGTATCAGAGGCGACCGTGACGTGCTCAGCTGTTTGCGCGCAGGGAGGAGGTGCCGTTTGacgccgtggtggcgtcgatgatagctagaccgagcaaggttgatgcatcagtacagttatgaagatggagcggtggcagttggcggcggcggcctctgagagCACGCCGGACCAGTGTGTGCCACAGACCCGGCAAGAGGCTAGGTTGGGGTCTCAAGTCTTAGATGTTAGGGTTGGCTGCAATGTCTGTTTGATATTAGGCCCAAgctatctgcgccccttcatcaattggataggtatagcgacagtttgttgcttagacggcggctttagtcttactTTTGTATGACTTTataaggtcttgtgagaataattaataaagtggccgtatgcatcgcccagatgcagaggccgggggtcatcctccttttctaaaaattTTTTTTGATAAATATATGATCTTTGTCTTCTACGTAAGTAGGTTGTATAGGTCATCAGTAAAATGTAAATACAGTAATCAATCTTAATTCATAAGAGTAGAGCTTGTATGTTGTTGTACCTTGATTAGGTCAAGATGCGTAGACATAATTAACAAACAACGATCGGATGCCAAGAGAGCCAGCAATCCAGTCAGTACCAATGAAATCCAGCACGGCAGCCATCATCTTTGAAGGGCCACGGAGATTGATGCTTCTAGGATTCAGATCGTGTATATGTCGTACCTTCAGGTTTCAGACTGCAAAGAACGAGAGATTGATCAATTCTGCGGTAGTTTCCCTTCCTGGcaggcgagacggcggcgccgccgccgccgccgccggcatgAGTAGAAGATAGGAATCATCCCTGTTCTGCACCCTCGTCCAATGCAGATATCTACAAAATACTCCTATTATAGAGTAAAATACGTACATGGCCATATGTCCAAATAGGTCTTTCCTTTTTATTGGGCCGCGTATATCTGTTGGGCTTAATCCCTAATTAGTACTAATTAAATGCATGTTGCCAATTTGTATGTATAGTAGTTTCGGTAACTCCATACGGGGGGCGAAGCGATGGGGGATGTCTGACCCCTGCTCGCACCCCCCTGTCTACTGCTCTCTGCGGGGGGAAGACGCAGCGCGGCCGTTTGTGCCGGCACATATCCGGGCAGCCTGTCTTTAAAATTTagatttttctttcttttttttgttttaattttttCTTATTTAAATAATTAGGTACTCCAAAAAAGTTCAGAAAGTTAAAAAAAAGAATTTTAAAATAAATATTTAATAAATCATGAAAATTTGGTGGATTCAAGAAATGTTCGCGATTTTGTAAGACATGTTTGCTTATTAGAAAAATTATCAGAATTTTGAAAACAAATGTTCGgccattcaaaaaatgttcatcattatTTAAAAAGTTCGTCTATTAATTTTTATAATGAAATTGAACAAAATTTAgccaattcaaaaaatgttcatgaattgaaAAAATATCCTAAAAATTCAGAAACTGTTCATGACTTACAAAATAGTTTATTCATTCATAAAATGTTCGCTGATTCAAAATATGATCATGCATTTCAAGAAATGTTCATTAAATTAAAAAATcgttcatgaatttcaaaaattATTCCACCAATGTCCAAAAATATGTTTGTCGATTCTAGAAATGTTCGACGATTCTAGAAAACTGTTTAAAAATTTGTTCaatttttttagaaaatgtttGCAAATAGTATAAATTTTTTATTAATCCAAAAAATATTCtttattttagaaaatgttcgaAAATTTGTAAAAgggttcatgaatttgaaaaatattcaccATTTCAAATATGTGCATgagtttaaaaaatgttcatgatttcaaaaattgttcatgcTTTCACGAAGAGTGATAGTATATCTCGGTGATGCAGTAAAATGTGGTCATGCCCATTGAAGATTATGATGTTTTTTTCCCATTGCAAGGCACGGGCCGTTTTGCTAGTTTCTTCATAGAGGTAGTATATCTGAATTCGATACTTTGCCCCCGACAGCTTGGGCCCACGTGTCTCTTTTGACCGAGTCGAGACGAGCGACTCCCCGACCAACTCTCGCTGGCTGAAGCTCActcggcggcggcgacagcgacGGAGAAGGCAAGCGCAGCTAGGGACGGTGACGGCGGGCAAATCCACGGTACCTCTGCTCCCCCTCCCGTTCATCTGCCTCTGCTGCGATGCGACCTAAGCCGGGGAGATGGTGGATCCCGTGGGCCTAGTTTTCAGAGAGTTAACCCCTGGATTGGCGTTGGACTCGACGTTTGTGGAACCTTAGATGATACTAGTGTAGGGTGTAATAAGCCGCGGCGACGAGCTTGACACGGCTGGTGCATGTATGGGCGCGCACTGGACGCGTCGGGCGCGTCAGGACCGCACCGTaggcgtgcgtgtgtgtgtgcgtgagtAGGACTAGGGTGCGGGCGTGGCGTGTGCACGTTGCATTGTAGGACTAGGAATCCGTTGGCGAGCGGGACCGGGTCGCTGAGACGTTCTGTTGAGGGCTCACCGCGAGCTGGGCGCGTGCATGCGCGAGGTGGCCGCGGCCAGAGCGGGCCAGAACGTGGACTCAGGGGAGTGGAGGCGTGCGGGTCGTGCCCAGCGCAGACGAGGGTATAAAACCCGTGTGGTGCTCGTTGTAACGGGTGTGGAGTGAGCTCGGGTTCATGCTCGAGGGTGAAACAATGCCGTTCGTGCGGCGGGCGTTCGTGCGCAGGAACTCCACCGTTTCCTCCTCCttcttgcttcttcttcttcctcgcttcGGTTTGGTCTAGGGCGAGGTGACAGAGAGGGAGAGCTAGGGTAGAGGGAGAGCTAGGGCATGGTTAGACACCAAcaattggcatcagagccaggttgcgGGAGGAGCTCGCCGGTGATGTCGCTCGTGCCCTATGCAGGCGGAGCGGGCAGCTCGCTGCCGCAGCCGGTGCCGATCCTCACCGGAGAAAACTACACGGCGTGGGCGATCAAGGTGGAGGCAAACCTCGACGCGGCCGGGCTGTGGGAAACGGTGGTGGTGCCGGAGGACGCGGCGGCGGCTGTGATCGCGAAGAAGGACAAGCCGGCGCGGGCGTATCTGCTCGGTGCGCTCGCGGAGGACCTACTGCTGCAGGTGGCATCCAAGAAGACGGCGGCGGAGGTCTGGGCGAGCCTCAAGGCCAGGTTCGTCGGCGCGGATCGCGTGCGGGTGGCGCGGCTGGGCACACTCTGCGGTGAGTTTGAGCTCCTGCACATGGCGGACGGCGACACGTTGGACGGATTCGCCGGCAAGCTCAGAGCCATGGCGGCATGCTTCGCGGGGCTCGGCTTGACGCTGGAGGACGCTGCACTCGTGAAGAAGCTGCTCGACTCCGTGCTGGACCGCCTGTACGCGACGGTGGCCGCGATCGAGCAGTTCTGCGATGTCACGCCGATGCCGTTCGTGGAAGCACTCGGGCGGCTGAAGGCGTTCTTCGACGAGCGGCTACAGCGACGCGGCAGGCGGGCGGCGAGCGAGCAGACGGCGCGCTGATGTACACGGCGGCGCAATGGCGGGCTCGGGAGCGGTAGCAGGGAGGTGCGCGGGACGACGACGACGTGCGGAGTGTGGCGTCGGGCAACGGAGGCAACCGGCAAGGCCGGTGCTACAAGTGCGGCGAACGTGGCACTTCAAACGGGAGTGTCAGCTGCTGTGGAAGGCACCGACGGCGGAGCGGGCGTTGCTGGTGGATGACGGCGCCGAGGACGCCGGACTGCTCTGAGCCACAGCTTAGGGCGCGAGTGTAGGGTGTAATAAGCCGCGGCGACGAGCTTGACACGGCGGGTGCGTGTATGAGCGCGCACTGAACACGTCGGGACCGCACCGTAggcgtgcatgtgtgtgtgcgtgAATAGGACTAGGGTACGGGCGTGGCGTGTGCACGTTGCACCGTAGGACTAGGAATCCGTTGGCAAGCGGGACCGGGTCGCTGAGACGTTCTGTTGAGGGCTCGCCGCGAACTGGGCGCGTGCATGCGCGAGGTGGCCGCGGCCAGAGCGGGCCAGAACGTGGACTCAGG
The Aegilops tauschii subsp. strangulata cultivar AL8/78 chromosome 3, Aet v6.0, whole genome shotgun sequence genome window above contains:
- the LOC141042582 gene encoding uncharacterized protein; translated protein: MSLVPYAGGAGSSLPQPVPILTGENYTAWAIKVEANLDAAGLWETVVVPEDAAAAVIAKKDKPARAYLLGALAEDLLLQVASKKTAAEVWASLKARFVGADRVRVARLGTLCGEFELLHMADGDTLDGFAGKLRAMAACFAGLGLTLEDAALVKKLLDSVLDRLYATVAAIEQFCDVTPMPFVEALGRLKAFFDERLQRRGRRAASEQTAR